The Rissa tridactyla isolate bRisTri1 chromosome 6, bRisTri1.patW.cur.20221130, whole genome shotgun sequence genome includes a region encoding these proteins:
- the LOC128911224 gene encoding sentrin-specific protease 2-like produces LDVTEAMEREVVAALGKGEPEEIMSSAFNLKVTREDIHTLRNGCWLNDEVINFYMGLVMERSKKAGYPSVHAFSSLFYEKLASGGYRTVRRLTRRVDVFHKDIIFVPINLSLHWALAVIDMRRRTIKYYDSLGQGGDKICETLLKYLQEESCEKRHVNLNVSEWTVNSMEPHEIPQQSNGSDCGVFTCKYADYISREKPLTFTQIHMPYFRERMVWEILHQELL; encoded by the exons ttggacgttacagaa gccatggagagagaggtcgttgccgcattaggcaaaggtgagccagaggagatcatgagcagtgccttcaacctaaaggtgactcgtgaggacatccacaccttaaggaacggttgctggctaaatgatgag gtcattaatttctacatgggtcttgtgatggagagaagtaagaaggcaggatatccatcagtccacgcttttagttccttgttttatgaaaaactagcttctgggggctacaggacagtaagaagattgaccagacgcgtggatgtcttccacaaggacatcatcttcgTGCCCATTAATTTGAgcttgcactgggcactagcg gtcatagataTGAGAAGGAGGACcatcaaatactacgactccctgggacaaggaggggacaagatttgtgagactttgct caaatacctgcaagaagaaagctgtGAAAAAAGACACGTGAACCTGAATGTTTCGGAGTGGACTGTTaacagcatggagccacat gaaatccctcagcaatcgaatggaagcgactgcggcgttttcacctgcaaatacgcagattacatctcgagagagaaaccgctgacctttacacag atccacatgccttatttccgcgagaggatggtctgggaaatactccatcaagagctgctgtga